AAGACGGCAGAGTAGGGCTGGTTTGTCAGGCTTGTTTTGGTAATAGCCGCGAGTCGAAAATCAAAACCCCTAATATTGAGCGTCATGATATGAATTTGCCCAAAAAAGGCCGGTTCATCCCACAAATTCCTAAAGTGGTTCCCAAGTTTTTACGTCATTTTGAATTGGCATTAGAAAAAGGCATGCCTTTCACTGGCAGTAAAAACAAAGAAGTACATGGTTGGGTACGATTTAAACAGCCGCCTGAAAAAATTTCTGATGCCCATTTACTAGCGATGATCGATGCCTGGCCTCCTACGCTATTACAAATGCTGCGTTGGCCTGCTCCTGCCAGTTCTGTCACCTGGAGTGTGGATTTTGTGCATCCTCACCAACCCATTAAGCCTGATGATTGGTTTGCTTATCAGTCCGACACTCGTCAAGCATCAGGCGGTTATATTCTGGAAGAGGCCAATATCTGGGATATTCATGGTGAGCTGGTAGCTATTAGTCGCCAGACGGTGACCGTGTTTGATTAAGGTCGGCAAGTCAAAGTCTGACAGTTCTTCAGATGTAATGGATTAACAAAATACATGTTCTTTTTATTGTACATATCGAAGAGAAATATCTATACTTGTGCAATTAGTTGTACATATAAGGTGTGTTATGAGAATTGTGTCTTTTACTGAAGCAAGAAATAGCTTGAAGGCCGTATTAGATAACGTTGTGAATGACGCAGATACTACCGTTATTACTCGACGGGATTCAGAGGACGCTGTTGTCATGTCGTTAGATTATTACAACAGTTTGATGGAAACGGTTCACCTTTTGCGTTCTCCTGCTAATGCAGAGCATCTCAACAAATCTATTGCTCAATATAAAGAGGGAAAAACGACCCAGCGAGGGCTTGAAGACGAGAATGGTGCTTGATGACCAGCAGAGTGCTTTCATGGACAGATGAATCTTGGAGCGACTACTTATATTGGCAAACGCAAGATAAGAAAACCTTAAAGAGAATTAACAAGCTCATTCTGGATGTAAAGCGTTCGCCCTTTGACGGGATTGGGAAACCAGAACCACTAAAAGAAAACCTGGCAGGTTTTTGGTCTCGAAGAATTGATGATACCAACCGATTGGTATATGCAGTAGACGATGGCGCAATCACCGTTATTTCTTGTCGTTATCATTATTGACAGAAAGTTGTTGATACAAAGCCGCGATGACAAAAAGCGGTTAAATAAAAACGCCTTCCACTTGGAAGGCGTTTTTGCATTCAGTATAAGAAAACTGATTAGTATTTGTAGCTTTCTGGCTTATATGGGCCTTCTATTGGCACGCCGATGTAGTCAGCTTGTTTTTCAGTTAGAACGGTCAATACGCCGTCGAAACCTTTAACCATGTAGGCTGCAACTTCTTCGTCAAGTTTCTTCGGAAGCACTTCAACACGCATCGCAGCTTTTTTCTGCTCTGGAGTCATGTCAGCAAACTTCTCTTCATACAGGTGAATTTGTGCCAGTACCTGGTTAGAGAAGGAACCGTCCATAATACGTGAAGGGTGACCCGTTGCGTTACCCAGGTTCACCAAACGACCTTCAGACAACAAAATCAGGTTGTCGTTTTCGTCATCGCTACGGTAGATCTTGTGAACTTGAGGTTTGATTTCGTCCCAACGCCAGTTGTCACGCATGAAAGCGGTGTCGATTTCGTTGTCGAAGTGACCGATGTTACAAACAACCGCACCTGATTTGAGAGTGCTCAACATCGCTGAGTCACACACGTTAACGTTACCAGTCGTGGTTACGATAATGTCAGTGCTTTGCAGCAATGGCAGGTTGATGTCTTCTTTCTTACCAGTGTTGATACCACCGTTGTAAGGAGAAACAACTTCGAAGCCGTCCATACATGCTTGCATTGCACAGATTGGGTCGATTTCAGTAACACGAACAATCATGCCTTCTTGACGCAATGAAGCGGCAGAACCCTTACCCACGTCACCATAACCGATAACCAAAGCTTTCTTACCAGACAACAAGTGGTCAGTACCACGCTTGATCGCATCGCTCAAGCTGTGACGGCAACCGTATTTGTTGTCGTTTTTAGATTTAGTTACAGAGTCGTTTACGTTGATCGCTGGTACTTTCAATGTACCTTCTTCCAACATTTCGATCAGACGGTGAACACCCGTAGTGGTTTCTTCAGTGATGCCGTGGATGTTTTCCAGCACTTGAGGGTATTGCTCGTGCAACATAGCAGTCAAATCACCACCATCGTCAAGAACCATGTTGGCATCCCAAGGCTTGCCATCTTTCAGAATTGTTTGCTCAAGGCACCACTCGTATTCTTCTTCAGTTTCGCCTTTCCATGCAAAAACAGGTACACCCGCAGCAGCCATCGCAGCAGCAGCGTGATCCTGAGTAGAGAAAATGTTACAAGAAGACCAACGAACTTCCGCGCCCAAAGCTACCAGAGTTTCAATCAATACTCCGGTTTGGATGGTCATGTGAATACAGCCTAGAATTTTTGCACCGGCAAGAGGTTGTGCGGCACGATATTTTTCACGAATAGCCATCAAAGCAGGCATTTCGCTCTCGGCGATAGTCAGCTCTTTACGACCCCAATTCGCGAGAGAAATATCCGCGACTTTGTAGTCACCATCTTTAGTCATATTTGCTGTGCTCATAGTTTGTTTCCGTCTAATCAATAAAAATTAGTGTAGTTGGCAAGCGTCTTAGCAGCCAGTTATCCGGGATAACACTGTACGTTTTAGTGGAGCAAGGGGATTAAGTTTTTGAAAAATAACTAGTTTTTCATTAAGGTCGGTGTTTGGAAAACGCCAATT
Above is a window of Paraneptunicella aestuarii DNA encoding:
- a CDS encoding acyl-CoA thioesterase, with product MNFDELLQIVENSPSEQNLMHISGVPDEWSQGRTVFGGATVALAYQAIRKLIGYERVLRSISVNFVGPINAGEAFDIEPEVLREGRSVTHATAKIVQDGRVGLVCQACFGNSRESKIKTPNIERHDMNLPKKGRFIPQIPKVVPKFLRHFELALEKGMPFTGSKNKEVHGWVRFKQPPEKISDAHLLAMIDAWPPTLLQMLRWPAPASSVTWSVDFVHPHQPIKPDDWFAYQSDTRQASGGYILEEANIWDIHGELVAISRQTVTVFD
- a CDS encoding type II toxin-antitoxin system Phd/YefM family antitoxin — its product is MRIVSFTEARNSLKAVLDNVVNDADTTVITRRDSEDAVVMSLDYYNSLMETVHLLRSPANAEHLNKSIAQYKEGKTTQRGLEDENGA
- a CDS encoding Txe/YoeB family addiction module toxin, coding for MTSRVLSWTDESWSDYLYWQTQDKKTLKRINKLILDVKRSPFDGIGKPEPLKENLAGFWSRRIDDTNRLVYAVDDGAITVISCRYHY
- the ahcY gene encoding adenosylhomocysteinase: MSTANMTKDGDYKVADISLANWGRKELTIAESEMPALMAIREKYRAAQPLAGAKILGCIHMTIQTGVLIETLVALGAEVRWSSCNIFSTQDHAAAAMAAAGVPVFAWKGETEEEYEWCLEQTILKDGKPWDANMVLDDGGDLTAMLHEQYPQVLENIHGITEETTTGVHRLIEMLEEGTLKVPAINVNDSVTKSKNDNKYGCRHSLSDAIKRGTDHLLSGKKALVIGYGDVGKGSAASLRQEGMIVRVTEIDPICAMQACMDGFEVVSPYNGGINTGKKEDINLPLLQSTDIIVTTTGNVNVCDSAMLSTLKSGAVVCNIGHFDNEIDTAFMRDNWRWDEIKPQVHKIYRSDDENDNLILLSEGRLVNLGNATGHPSRIMDGSFSNQVLAQIHLYEEKFADMTPEQKKAAMRVEVLPKKLDEEVAAYMVKGFDGVLTVLTEKQADYIGVPIEGPYKPESYKY